In Entelurus aequoreus isolate RoL-2023_Sb linkage group LG13, RoL_Eaeq_v1.1, whole genome shotgun sequence, a genomic segment contains:
- the LOC133663040 gene encoding ras GTPase-activating protein 2-like — MAEEDDARIRILQSLRGKICEAKNLGPVSGPNRQRDLCTFCTISLDQEEVFRTKMFDKSVSPFYGEDFYFEIPRFFQCLSFYIYAKSVFQRDLPVGKVSIRKDDLCEYKGKEHWFSLQPVDPNSEVQGKVHLEMRLNEVITENGSVGQHLLVR; from the exons ATGGCGGAAGAGGACGACGCGAGGATTCGGATTCTACAGAGCCTGCGTGGGAAAATAT GTGAAGCTAAAAACCTGGGTCCGGTCTCCGGTCCAAACCGACAAAGGGATCTCTGCACTTTTTGCACCATCAGTTTGGATCAGGAGGAGGTGTTCCGAACTAAGATGTTTGACAAAAGTGTCAG CCCCTTCTATGGTGAGGACTTTTACTTTGAGATTCCTCGGTTTTTTCAGTGTTTATCATTCTACATTTATGCCAAGAGTGTTTTCCAAAGAGATTTACCAGTTG GGAAAGTGTCAATCAGAAAGGACGACCTGTGTGAATATAAAGGGAAGGAACACTGGTTTAGTCTTCAGCCAGTAGACCCTAACTCCGAGGTCCAG GGTAAGGTTCATCTGGAGATGAGACTCAACGAAGTGATCACAGAGAACGGCTCAGTGGGTCAACACTTACTTGTGCGGTGA